cagaaacaaatacaggtaacaatgtccaACGGTCAcccaaacacagaaacaaatacaggtaacaatgtccaACGGTCAcccaaacacagaaacaaatacaggtaacaatgtccaACGGTCAcccaaacacagaaacaaatacaggtaacaatgtccaACGGTCAcccaaacacagaaacaaatacaggtaacaatgtccaACGGTCAcccaaacacagaaacaaatacaggtaacaatggTCCAACGGTCAcccaaacacagaaacaaatacaggtaacaatgtctAACGGTCAcccaaacacagaaacaaatacaggtaacaatgtccaACGGTCAcccaaacacagaaacaaatacaggtaacaatgtccaACGGTCAcccaaacacagaaacaaatacaggtaacaatgtccaACGGTCAcccaaacacagaaacaaatacaggtaacaatgtccaACGGTCAcccaaacacagaaacaaatacaggtaacaatgtccaACGGTCAcccaaacacagaaacaaatacaggtaacaatgtccaACGGTCAcccaaacacagaaacaaatacaggtaacaatgtccaACGGTCAcccaaacacagaaacaaatacaggtaacaatgtccaACGGTCAcccaaacacagaaacaaatacaggtaacaatgtccaACAGTCACACagacacagaaacaaatacaggtaacaatgtccaACGGTCAcccaaacacagaaacaaatacaggtaacaatgtccaACGGTCAcccaaacacagaaacaaatacaggtaacaatgtccaACGGTCACATagacacagaaacaaatacaggtaacaatgtccaACGGTCAcccaaacacagaaacaaatacaggtaacaatgtccaACGGTCAcccaaacacagaaacaaatacaggtaacaatgtccaACAGTCACACagacacagaaacaaatacaggtaacaatgtccaACGGTCAcccaaacacagaaacaaatacaggtaacaatgtccaACAGTCACACagacacagaaacaaatacaggtaacaatgtccaACGGTCAcccaaacacagaaacaaatacaggtaacaatgtccaACAGTCACtcaaacacagaaacaaatacaggtaacaatgtccaACGGTCACtcaaacacagaaacaaatacaggtaacaatgtccaACGGTCAcccaaacacagaaacaaatacaggtaacaatgtctAACGGTCAcccaaacacagaaacaaatacagGGAACAATGTCTAACGGTCACtcaaacacagaaacaaatacaggtaacaatgtccaACAGTCAcccaaacacagaaacaaatacaggtaacaatgtccaACGGTCAcccaaacacagaaacaaatacaggtaacaatgtctcacaaacacagaaacaaacaggCAACGGTCAcccaaacacagaaacaaatacaggtaacaatgtccaACGGTCAACCaaacaatacaggtaacaatgtccaAGGTCACccaacacagaaacaaatacaggtaacaatgtccaACGGTCAcccaaacacagaaacaaatacaggtaacaatgtccaACGGTCAcccaaacacagaaacaaatacaggtaacaatgtccaACAGTCACACagacacagaaacaaatacaggtaacaatgtccaACGGTCACaccaaacacagaaacaaatacagGTTACAATGTCCAACAGTCACATagacacagaaacaaatacaggtaGCAATGTCCAACGGTCACATagacacagaaacaaatacaggtaacaatgtccaACAGTCAaccaaacacagaaacaaatacagGTTACAATGTCCAACAGTCAcacaaacacagaaacaaatacagGTTACAATGTCCAACAGTCAcccaaacacagaaacaaatacagGTTACATTAACAAATGATGGCACTCAAACACAAGCATGTGTACTGGATTGTCTTTAATTTGACAGCATTTTGTCTACATAGTataattacttctttgcccATATCtttcatatctatattgttTAAAGAATATGTGTCATATGCATCAGATGCCAATTTACTGCTTTCCAAAAATAAACCATATTAATAGTTAACATTGTGCTGAATATTGATAAGGTTTTTAACCCAGAAACTACAAATACACGTGTCATTTTTCATCCTCTTTAATGTTTCAGGGGACTGTGGTTTGATAAACAGTATGGAAATTTGTTAAAAGTTGATGCCTATGGAAATATTTTGGTTTGTGTTCATggattcaaatttttaaaagggTAAGTGAATGataagtttgattttatttgaacGAAGAGTTAAGATATTGTTTGCTAAATTCTTGATATGAAAATTGATCTTTTATTGTTAAGTCTTGTCAAAATCAACAATCTATGCATTAAACTTTGATTGTATTAGTTCTATCATATTTCTTGCTCTGACTGTTCAAAGTTAGCTTACTGATTTGCTCaagaaatcaaaatgaaattatctacttgtaatatatttttgccATTATATAGAAATGAAAGGTTTACCATCAAATTCCATCTAGGTTGACTTTGAAATCTCTGTTTTATCTAGACATGAAGTATCAAAGCTCTACCCTAATAAGTATATACAGCTGGACGAGAGCCGAGTTTATGTATTAAATACACTGTTTAATCTCCCAGGTTAGTCTTCTCTGGTACATCCTTATGTTGTCAGCTTAGCTTTGTCACTTCttgcaaagaaaatatttactatGGAAAGACTGATGTAATTATACAACTTCACACAGAATCGATCTATATGTATATTTCCATTTCAATTGCAAATTTAATTATCCTGGTATTGAGATAAAAAAGACACTTACCGgtcaatgaaatgaaattatcagaagaataaattgaaatattggcTGAATTATGCTATAaagaatgttttaaaaacaatagtTCTATTCAACAATCTAAAAGACGATTTCTTTATCTCACAGAAACCTACATGATTGCCTGTATCATCGACTATTTCAACTCCTCCAGTGACTATGTAAGGTGTGTATCAAACGTTATTGTGATTAAGAAAAGATAACTCTAGCTTTACTCCTGTTTAAGAGAGATGAGCATGTTTATAGCTACACAATTCATATACATCACCATATACAATAGCCTTAAACACCTACCAAAATGTGATTCATGATGAGCTGACTTTATGTCGCCACTCGGCCAGTAAAGAAGGACTATGTATACTACAACAGGACTTTTATGATAAGGAAGATAATTAACTTTTGACTTTCAGTACCAGTTTACGGTAAGCCTTACAATTAGACATATGTGttaaaattttatcattatgGCGAAAGTCTCTATATTCCTTACGATTAGACATATGTGttaaaattttatcattattgtgAAAGTCGCTATATTCCTTacaattagacatatatgttaaaatttatCATTATGGTGAAAGTCTCTATATTCCTCAAGATTAGACATATGTGTTAAAATTTTATCATTACGGTGAAAGTCGCTTCATTCCTTACGATTAGACATATGTGTTAAAATTTTATCATTACGGTGAAATTCGCTATATTCCTTACGATTAGACTTATGTGTTAAAATTTTATCATAACGTTGAAAGTCGCTATATTCCTTACGATTAGACTTATGTGTTAAAATTTTATCATTACGGTGAAAGTCGCTATATTCCTTACAATTAGACTTATGTGTTAAAATTTTATCATTACGTTGAAAGTCGCTATATTCCTTACGATTAGACTTATGTGTTAAAATTTTATCATTACGTTGAAAGTCGCTATATTCCTAGATGAGGTTATAAAGCTTTACATAATATACAGAATAAAAGTAGGGTGTCTTTCTATGTTTCAATTTAACTGATTCAATTAATGATTATaagaatattatatttcatcaaatcAACATTATTGATAATAATTCTTATATCTTAATCTAGGCTTTATTTGATGAAtctcattttgattttgaacaATAGGGTACATATGTTAGCTAGGTATATTTAGGGGATGTATGTTAgatgttatcatgtgttttCAGGCCTAGGATTATGATTAGTTTAATGCACAGTCTCCCCACCAAACCACCACACACACCAAACACAACACCTCATGTTAACCAGGTACAATAGTAACATCATCATTTCTTTTATTCATTAGCTGACATGTGATGAACCGTCAACTTATTAAACATACCGTTTAGTTTTGATAATTGGATTATATATAGAAAGTTGAACCAAAccaatcaattaaaaaaacaaatgtatacaaaaaaaattaataaaaataaagatatttgaaataaattgacaGAAACTTCTTAACTCACCATTAATGATTGGTAAAATGATgctttttcaaaaaatattttttgttgaacAGTTTGACTGTGTATGgcaaataaaaacatgaaatagcTACAGTAATATCAAATAGGCATTTAATGAGGAATAGGAAATTCTGTGGGATGTTCTGTACAACATACCTAATGTTAGAATTTCCCAATCCTTAATCTACACCAATGACAAATTGTTTGCGTACCAAAGGCAGTATATATCATTCGACCTCACAATATGTTTGCATCTTAGAACGCGGTGTATTTGGCAGGTTGGACATTCCCTTGGCAACGAAGCCTCGCTGCTTGGGGGTGGAGTCAAATGCCAAATAAGGGCGCAGATGACTGCCCATATTAGTAAGTGGTCAGGTAATGTGTGCAGGGGTCAAAGCCGACCTTTGACTCTGAATAATAACACCCTACCCTCTTCATCTTTTATAGGATGCTATCACATATAGAAACTATTGAAATTTGATTTAGGGCTTTGAAAAacgatattttgattttatctaaatttgTTGTCTGAATCTTAattgatatgatataaaaatctaaaacatttctcttttgGTTGATTGTTAGTTCATATGACTAacttttaaattacaaaaaaagtaAAGTAATCATTTGACAGGTTAGTGTTTAACTTCACTGTCAATTACtaatacataaaatacattttcttaGTATCTATATGTGGTATGAGTCCTAAACGAAGATGACCTATGTATATACACACAAAGACAGTCCTGATTACTCTTATCTAACCTGGACAAATAGGCCAACTAGCTCATTTACATGTGTGCAAAATGAAAGCATGAGGATTTTGGAAGCATATCCAAATTTTATTGTTGCATGATACGTTTTAGATATTTGATCTCTCTGTATTTGCTTTGACCACAGTGACTGTGTTTAATAGATAAGATTGAGAAATTATGTGTTTGTTACTGACCTGTCTTAAAACTTAATCCAAAGACGAAGCAGAAAGTCTGTGAATTATATGTCATTTTGTCTCATTCCTGAAAATCAGAATGATGTTATCGAAATAATCACTGCCTATATCCCCTTCCGTAAGATTGGTATGAAGCCAGCAGTTTTCTTAGTCGATGATAATTCTTGAAAACAGAGAGAAGCAGTATTATACAGGGTGATAAAAAATAAAGGTGCATGTGGCCAAAGCAGTAGGTACAATTTTAGTTGAGAGTTATATTTCTAACAACATGTCTATGGTGTAAGATGGTATTATCATGTGAttcttaaaacatattttttcaaaagattCTTCTTCAAGATAAAAGCATTCAAAGTCGATACAAATTATGATTATAGTGTGGCATTAAATTTGGTTACTAAGTATAAGAAAACCAGGTACTCCAATGATAAGTAACATGCCTTAATAGGCCAGCATACTTTGATAACCAgttatcaaaaaaacaaaaagtattaaTGTTCTTGTTTTCATAATTTACATAGATTTTGTAGGTATAGTTATGTATCTAAAGTTGAGAAATCACTTTTGTTGGAACGAATTCTCTTTAGATGGTCAACTTTTCAATGTGTACTTGTTGCTATTACAGATCACCAGACGGAGTCAAGTGCAATGACTTGTTCATGTCGTACAGATCCATATTTCAAGACATGAGAGCGTGTGTCGACTGGGTCCatgaacatgtatgtattaatcGTTTATCTGTCATCATCCGATATCTCAATTTTATGGGTGGTATTATttatttgcatgttacagagttatctacctttgttgataggtattgattgtgacgccgTCAGCCCATATGTTTTCGTACATGGCATCATACTTTTCAGGGAAAGGATGtgagttttgctcacaaaacaatgacattaCAATGCATCTGCAAGGGAAGTTTTTCTGTATATGCAAGCTTAAGACAAATGCATGAAAATGAAGAATATGTAAAATATCCTTACAAATATTACATGCTGTTGCTTTGTAGTAAGCCCTTTTTCTCAGATTTATGTGTTCTAATGTGAAGGTATAAATCATAACCATTATGGTAGATTCAAAGATatggtacattatatatacgtatacatatatatatgttcatattTACTGGTTATATgctttaatataataaattttctGATACATATTCTGTTGGCTGTATATGATAATCTTTGGTTCCAGGGAGCTTTGAAGGAAGACACAGTAAAGAATATGGAAAAGTTTGTTCATAAAGACAGAAGGCTGCCACTTATACTGAACAGGTAACTTTTGTACATAGTCATATCCCCTCCTGtaatcaatctaattaaaattaacaCTTTAGAAAAATGCGGGATGAAATGTGTCCAAAGGGGAATGTCACTGTCAGCTTTGTTTATATCTTTGTGTGCTTGTGAGTTATCCCCCCTTCtttatgattttttgtgttggtgaatattttattgcaaataaaatcacaagaatttatatattatgaGATGAGACTTGTAGCATGATAGATAATGAGAACTTGTACTTTGTAGGATGAGAAACAACAGAACCTGTATTTTGTAGGTTGAGATGAGAATGATAAGAATCAATATTTTGTGGTTTGTAGAATGAGAGAGCATGGAGCAAAGACAATGATCATCACCAATAGTGACTATACATACAGCAATGTAAGTATTAtcatcaatgtatatatagtactGTATCACAAGCTCCCTGGATTGAGGAATAATGCCCTCTATCTTACCAAGATAGCCACCTGTCTGTACATGTACTAAAGACGTCCCAAAATAAACCACTAAATCATGACAGTGTATCATGCTTATAGTAAATCatacagtataaatacagtataaatCATACAGAAATGATGcataacatttaatattatataatattcaataaataagTAGAAAATTAAAGTAAAGGTCTGTTAACTTTTGAACTTCCTACATATAatatcatgtatacatatatttctattttctcttATTTAgagatatatttctgtttcttttccagaaaataatggaatatttgtttgatttcccTGATGTAAGTACTGAAACAAACTAATTGATATTCAATTTGAGTTAAATTCCATCTGTAAAACTATTTTCCTCATTAATTATGTTGTTTAAAACTTGATAGTTAAAGAAAGAAGTATTATTTTTCTGACAACCATTTTGCCTATTTATCCTTTATTGACAGCTCCCAAAAAGAGACTGGACGTCCTATTTTGATATAGTGGTGGTGAGTGCCAAGAAACCTCTGTTCTTCAAGGAAGGCACCGTCATGAGGAAAGTGGATAGGGTATGTATCTTATTTTGTATCTGAGTACCTATCTTTTTAATGTTAAACTTGTTTGATTTACCGTCCTATTAACACCTAGGGTTATTAAACAACATGACAGGATTAGATAGTGGAGGAAAGCAGGAGTactcagagaaaaaccaccgaccaatGGTGAGTAACTGGCCCACATGAGATTTGAACTCATCACACTGAGGTTGAGGACTTAATTGTGTTATGTGTCGGAATAACTTACCCACTCAGACATAGTATGAAATTTATCTGCAAATCctcatttcaaaatttcttttatacAAAATCCATTTATTTCTTCATACTGCTGGTTCATCTTTCTAAAATTCTTGAGGGAAAGTAAATGGCATATGgttgtaaaattgatatttagtaTTAGGTTGTTCTAAACCGgtcatcaaatataattttacaccAAAACCGAACACTATTTGTAGCTGTTTCATCATTCTTAAGAGACTAACACTTTCTTTACAACAGGAGACTGGTAAACTGAGCCTAGGCCACCACCTTGGACCACTCAAGCAAGGCTGTGTCTATTCTGGGGGTAGGTCTACCAATCATCAATGTTTTAGTcttatcaaaatgttttgatgTTTATTGTATGATTTAGATTTGTTCACTCATTTCAATGCTCATTACTGAGTATAGATTTACAAGATAATCATGATATTTTTGAGAGCACCAATGGTTGTTTCTCACAAATAGTAcacaatttattatatttttactaTCTAAACttgcaataaaacatttcttCTTGGAATGTTAGATAATTAAGGACCGGTatataaattaacaaatatcTTTCAGGTTCCTGTGACCTCATCTCTCAGATGTTGGGAGTAAACGGTAAAAATGTGCTGTACGTCGGAGATCACATCTTCGGAGATATCCTACGATCTAAGAAAGAGTGGGGCTGGAGGACATTCCTCGTTGTCCCGGAACTCCAACAGGAAGTTAGGGTTTGGACAGAAAAGAGGGATCTGTTCCATCGCCTGGAGAGTTTGGAGTGTGAAATGGGAGAGAAATATAGGTATGTTTATCATATTTCAGCCATTACTTCCTGATGCTTGTATTATATTACTAGGCTAGAGAAATCAAGTTTGTTCCTATTCTTTGTAAAGACTAGTTGGAATATACtactttttttataatttttttttattttacaagacattttatagtacatatCATAATACAGGCACATACACATTCACTCcgacataccatatacattatacatgtttagtaattgcaatcatatgaagtacatacatacattaatacatatattacatagatttatacatacacacatatatcgTAAATCATATGTATAGTAGTTACATATTTCCTTATAGACATACATACTTACATgcatacatagatacatatacaAGCATACTTACAAAGCATACATGCACAGATACATATATAGTGTTGaagttacatacatacataacatacatacatacatacatacatacatacatacatacatacatacatacatacatacagacatacatacagacagacagacagacagacagacagacagacagacagacagacagacggacggacggacggacggacgggggggggggcgggCGGGCGGGTGGGTGGGCAGACGTGACAGACGTGACAgacacagacagacagacagacgtgACAGAcgtgacagacagacagacagacagacagacagacatacgcACGCACACACACTTACACACCCTTGTACACCCTCACACATTCTCAACTCATacacaaaagaaagaaaatcattATTTCTATTATCAACTATGTATCAAACACTTAGATTTGGGGAGGGGGTGAGAAAAAGAGGGAAGaaagagaaaaagagagagagggagaTCCCACAACTGCTATAAGAtgaaaaacgaaaacaaaatgGAATATACTACTTGACTAGAGATATCACCATATCATACTTGACCTGACCAGTTATAGACCTAAATGTTCAATTATTAATGCTAACTACCAGTACTAGTAGCCCTGTAGTAAGGACTCTTTAAGAATCTTACATAAAAATGCAAGTGCCACAGAACTTTTGGGAACGTCATTAGAAACCTGATacacattatcaatatttcgttattggtgttttaaatatgttttatttaacaggAATTTAGACAGCAGTCATATGGAGAAGCCAGATATCCATGGCATACAGAGGTCCATGATGGTAGGTACTTCATATTACACTACTCTCACAAACTGAGTCATGCAAAGTAAAATGCTATCATTGTTTCAGTTCTGTCTCATGATTATTTCTGATAGTAACAAATCTTACAGATACTAATTTCCTTTTCAAATCTGAATGACAGAGtctcaaaaaatatttaacagcAAAAATAGACATTGCAATCACAGGGCCTATTTTAAATTCTATTTGGTTTTAGAGAACAAGTCAGATAGCAGTAGTTAATcaaattttgtcatttaatttatTGCTAAACCTTTTATTCAATTGCATTGTAGTTTCATTAATCACCATATCTAAAGTATTAGTCTTGTTTATACATAGTATTAATGCGTCTATATTAAAACACAGAATTCATTGCTTAGTTATACGTATCCTAATTAGCTTCTTCTTTTGTTGTTGGGTTAAAAATTTAATCAACAAAAGTGCTCACGCATGATGACCTAATCTTCTGCCTAATTTGTTTAATCCAACTCCCCAGGGGGAGACATTGGACCCCAGAgtcattaaaatcaattttgttttaaagatttctATATGTAAAGGGAATTAGATTTTGCTATTTGTCAAATTTGAGAAGACAATTTTTGAAGATTAAACAGTTACATAACGTAAAACCTTTTTGGCCTCCTTTGGGTCCCTTTCAAACTAACTGGTTTTACTTGTATTGTAGGAGACAGTTCACGAGCTTGACCAGTCCTATGGAATGCTGGGTAGTCTGTTTAGGAGTGGTAAGTATTTTCTAGTGGATAGATGatatatgaaaattagaaaatatttcagaGGATGCTATACACACAAAATGTTGATTGTTAATTAAGATTTATGTGAGTAACACATCATTTATGTCAATTCAATAAACGGGCAACAATCAGGGTTATACGTAAAAAATTGGAGCTTTTggttaaaaaaatatcatttccaTTTCTTGGGATGGTGTGTGGTGCCTTGTGGAAATTTAACTTTCAAGAAGAGTTACAATATCATAGTGTAGTTCAGGATGGTGCATCATGCCTTCTGGAAAGTAAAGTTCCAGGAAGAGTCATAATATGATAGTGTGGTTTCTGAATCAATTTAACATTTGTGACATGATGGTGAACTTCCAGGTTCCAGACCGACATTCTTCGCGGCCCAGGTACAGAGGTATGCTGACATCTACTGTGGGGACTGGTTAAACATGCTCCACTACCCCTTTACCTACATGTTCCGTGCTCCTTCCATGCTGGTAAGCTTATTTTTATCGTTATatgtttcaaataaatgttacatacatacataacatacatacatacatacatacatacatacatacatacatacaaacattcatacatacatacagacatacagaacagaccagacagacagacggacggacggacggacggacggacggacggacgggggGGCGGGCGGGCGGGCGGGTGGGTGGGCAGACGTGACAGACGTGACAgacacagacagacagacagacgtgACAGAcgtgacagacagacagacagacagacagacagacatacgcACGCACACACACTTACACACCCTTGTACACCCTCACACATTCTCAACTCATacacaaaagaaagaaaatcattATTTCTATTATCAACTATGTATCAAACACTTAGATTTGGGGAGGGGGTGAGAAAAAGAGGGAAGaaagagaaaaagagagagagggagaTCCCACAACTGCTATAAGAtgaaaaacgaaaacaaaatgGAATATACTACTTGACTAGAGATATCACCATATCATACTTGACCTGACCAGTTATAGACCTAAATGTTCAATTATTAATGCTAACAACCAGTACTAGTAGCCCTGTAGTAAGGACTCTTTAAGAATCTTACATAAAAATGCAAGTGCCACAGAACTTTTGGGAACGTCATTAGAAACCTGATacacattatcaatatttcgttattggtgttttaaatatgttttatttaacaggAATTTAGACAGCAGTCATATGGAGAAGCCAGATATCCATGGCATACAGAGGTCCATGATGGTAGGTACTTCATATTACACTACTCTCACAAACTGAGTCATGCAAAGTAAAATGCTATCATTGTTTCAGTTCTGTCTCATGATTATTTCTGATAGTAACAAATCTTACAGATACTAATTTCCTTTTCAAATCTGAATGACAGAGtctcaaaaaatatttaacagcAAAAATAGACATTGCAATCACAGGGCCTATTTTAAATTCTATTTGGTTTTAGAGAACAAGTCAGATAGCAGTAGTTAATcaaattttgtcatttaatttatTGCTAAACCTTTTATTCAATTGCATTGTAGTTTCATTAATCACCATATCTAAAGTATTAGTCTTGTTTATACATAGTATTAATGCGTCTATATTAAAACACAGAATTCATTGCTTAGTTATACGTATCCAAATTAGCTTCTTCTTTTGTTGTTGGGTTAAAAATTTAATCAACAAAAGTGCTCACGCATGATGACCTAATCTTCTGCCTAATTTGTTTAATCCAACTCCCCAGGGGGAGACATTGGACCCCAGAgtcattaaaatcaattttgttttaaagatttctATATGTAAAGGGAATTAGATTTTGCTATTTGTCAAATTTGAGAAGACAATTTTTGAAGATTAAACAGTTACATAACGTAAAACCTTTTTGGTCTCCTTTGGGTCCCTTTCAAACTAAGTGGTTTTACTTGTATTGTAGGAGACAGTTCACGAGCTTGACCAGTCCTATGGAATGCTGGGTAGTCTGTTTAGGAGTGGTAAGTATTTTCTAGTGGATAGATGata
This genomic window from Argopecten irradians isolate NY chromosome 11, Ai_NY, whole genome shotgun sequence contains:
- the LOC138334744 gene encoding cytosolic purine 5'-nucleotidase-like, which translates into the protein MQTPEATPSSPIKRDHSGNFVNMNGSTTHMDNGNNKMHVYKRQPSHRIFVNRALHLEKISVYGFDMDYTLAVYKSPQYEEMGFEMLKQRLVHIGYPEVIKEFEYDPTFACRGLWFDKQYGNLLKVDAYGNILVCVHGFKFLKGHEVSKLYPNKYIQLDESRVYVLNTLFNLPETYMIACIIDYFNSSSDYVRSPDGVKCNDLFMSYRSIFQDMRACVDWVHEHGALKEDTVKNMEKFVHKDRRLPLILNRMREHGAKTMIITNSDYTYSNKIMEYLFDFPDLPKRDWTSYFDIVVVSAKKPLFFKEGTVMRKVDRETGKLSLGHHLGPLKQGCVYSGGSCDLISQMLGVNGKNVLYVGDHIFGDILRSKKEWGWRTFLVVPELQQEVRVWTEKRDLFHRLESLECEMGEKYRNLDSSHMEKPDIHGIQRSMMETVHELDQSYGMLGSLFRSGSRPTFFAAQVQRYADIYCGDWLNMLHYPFTYMFRAPSMLMPHESTVGHDLSFEVEEVNFHRVNSVSSDTSSKHTNGMHLRADRPKKVTHHHDDDDFDDETSSTGSD